A region from the Lentisphaera profundi genome encodes:
- a CDS encoding RNA polymerase sigma factor, producing the protein MKNESLNTRFTLLQRLSNQYDEDSWEDFVHYYEKYIFMVCLGCGFSHHDSKEIVQLVMLKLWKKLPDFNYDKNKRFRSWLCRVTRNTALDYFRQQQRQEKYLQKAFESEHWAYYREDSLPEMEAMAEREWQNYIVNIALENLRSKISDKMVEVFLALEAGQSATDIAEDMDLPRNTVYVYQKRMQAKLSEEVRRLSADLS; encoded by the coding sequence ATGAAAAACGAAAGCCTCAATACTCGCTTTACTTTACTGCAAAGACTTAGCAATCAATATGATGAAGACTCCTGGGAAGACTTTGTCCATTATTATGAAAAGTACATTTTCATGGTCTGCTTAGGCTGCGGGTTCTCACATCACGATTCGAAAGAAATTGTCCAGTTAGTCATGCTCAAACTCTGGAAAAAACTCCCCGATTTTAATTATGATAAAAACAAACGTTTTCGCTCCTGGCTATGTCGCGTCACACGCAATACAGCTCTCGACTACTTTCGCCAGCAGCAGCGACAAGAAAAATATCTACAAAAAGCTTTTGAGAGTGAACACTGGGCTTATTATCGCGAAGATAGTTTACCGGAAATGGAAGCTATGGCTGAACGCGAATGGCAAAACTATATCGTCAATATCGCTCTCGAAAATTTACGTTCAAAAATTTCCGACAAAATGGTTGAAGTATTTCTAGCTCTCGAAGCAGGACAATCTGCAACTGACATAGCCGAAGATATGGATTTGCCACGTAATACGGTCTATGTCTATCAAAAACGCATGCAGGCTAAATTAAGTGAAGAAGTACGTCGCTTAAGCGCCGATTTATCCTAA
- a CDS encoding serine/threonine-protein kinase, whose translation MTEPPDETEDFVNKVHDLGHYFEKAFDGSESESPLYDKFLLNEKRYEDLEKVDEGGTKSISVVYDEQTYRPIAMAKLKEESDKGKYDSFLSEAFLTASLEHPNIVPLYEAGLDKNHCPYFTMKLIEGQNLSDYIKQAKEKAADYTLQHVIDIFLKVCDAIAFAHSRNVIHLDLKPDNIRLGTYGEVLLCDWGIAKLLEEGEVTSHTQNNLDPNIINDHTLDGVIKGTLGFLAPEQIESKIGLKSKQTDIYQLGAILYNMLCLEKPVQTKSSKQSIQDTLEGNIISPKKYSHDYFQIPESLVAVCMKALSKEPQDRYVSVDELKDEIIHWREGFATDAEDASFLRAISLLIKRHKLVSLLLGCFCVSTSFFVFEIRKNEQEAISNAILAERNAQLAQENEKRALNALEMYVKEKALSKQVGIEASPRLVDMGVVHLHKGHFMEAQRVFKRARNLDRNNEVALYFQALTQFVRQDFKGFLYYMSKKTSLTKDSRKTIFLARKYMEIKGDRNRLEFTKLLALINEMPFTRPAYLLALDHHQTHPPNREKHQLIQVILEKTNPQVKVWDYAIKNLPNGYDVDFRKTPKVRVLTALRGLPLNKMNLDGCELQDGEEIAILILKELSMRNTQMKKLGFILNMPSLEKLILSEGDHSGWDFSKYPKIQVEHH comes from the coding sequence ATGACTGAGCCCCCGGATGAAACTGAAGATTTTGTAAATAAGGTCCATGATTTGGGCCATTATTTTGAAAAGGCTTTTGATGGATCTGAATCCGAAAGTCCCCTCTATGACAAGTTTTTACTGAATGAAAAGCGTTATGAAGACTTAGAGAAAGTGGACGAGGGGGGAACTAAATCAATTAGCGTGGTTTATGATGAGCAAACTTATCGGCCGATTGCGATGGCAAAGCTCAAGGAAGAAAGTGATAAAGGAAAATATGATAGTTTTTTAAGTGAAGCATTTCTTACCGCATCATTAGAGCATCCTAATATTGTCCCTTTGTACGAAGCGGGCTTAGACAAAAATCACTGCCCTTATTTCACCATGAAGCTGATTGAAGGACAAAATCTAAGTGATTACATAAAGCAAGCGAAAGAAAAAGCTGCTGATTATACTCTCCAGCATGTGATTGATATATTTCTTAAAGTATGCGATGCGATTGCCTTTGCTCATTCAAGAAATGTTATTCACTTGGATTTAAAACCAGATAATATTCGTCTGGGAACTTATGGTGAGGTTTTGTTATGCGACTGGGGAATAGCCAAGTTATTAGAAGAGGGTGAAGTAACTTCTCATACTCAAAATAACTTGGACCCCAATATCATTAATGATCATACCTTAGATGGTGTGATCAAAGGGACTTTAGGTTTCTTAGCCCCTGAACAAATTGAGTCGAAAATAGGACTGAAATCAAAGCAGACAGATATTTATCAACTTGGTGCAATTCTCTATAATATGCTTTGTTTAGAGAAGCCGGTACAAACGAAATCAAGTAAACAATCCATTCAAGATACTTTAGAAGGCAATATTATTTCTCCAAAAAAATATTCGCATGACTATTTTCAAATACCAGAGAGTTTAGTCGCCGTCTGTATGAAAGCCTTGTCCAAAGAACCACAGGATCGCTACGTGAGCGTGGATGAACTTAAGGATGAGATTATTCATTGGCGAGAAGGTTTTGCAACTGATGCAGAAGACGCAAGTTTCCTCAGAGCCATCAGCCTATTGATAAAAAGACATAAATTAGTGTCATTATTGCTAGGGTGTTTCTGTGTATCGACAAGTTTTTTTGTTTTTGAAATTAGAAAAAATGAACAAGAAGCGATTAGTAATGCAATTTTAGCTGAGCGTAATGCTCAGCTCGCTCAAGAGAATGAAAAGAGAGCACTGAATGCTTTGGAGATGTATGTAAAGGAAAAAGCCTTGTCCAAACAGGTGGGGATCGAGGCCTCACCCCGTTTAGTCGATATGGGCGTAGTGCATTTACATAAAGGCCATTTTATGGAAGCTCAAAGAGTCTTTAAAAGAGCAAGGAACTTGGATAGGAATAATGAGGTGGCGCTCTATTTTCAAGCTTTGACCCAGTTTGTTCGTCAAGATTTCAAAGGTTTTTTATATTATATGAGTAAGAAGACAAGCCTTACAAAAGATTCGCGTAAAACCATTTTCTTGGCAAGGAAATATATGGAGATAAAGGGGGATAGGAATCGTTTAGAGTTCACAAAATTACTTGCTTTAATTAATGAGATGCCTTTTACTCGACCGGCGTATTTATTGGCCTTAGATCATCATCAGACTCATCCGCCCAACAGGGAAAAGCATCAGCTTATTCAAGTTATTTTAGAGAAGACAAACCCCCAAGTGAAGGTCTGGGATTACGCAATTAAAAATTTACCTAATGGCTATGATGTTGATTTCAGAAAAACGCCCAAGGTCCGTGTTTTAACGGCTTTACGTGGACTACCTCTAAATAAAATGAACCTTGATGGCTGTGAATTACAGGATGGTGAAGAGATTGCTATTTTAATTTTAAAAGAATTAAGTATGCGGAATACACAGATGAAAAAATTAGGTTTTATTCTTAATATGCCAAGTTTGGAGAAACTCATACTTAGTGAAGGCGACCACTCCGGCTGGGATTTCTCTAAATATCCAAAGATCCAAGTAGAACACCATTAG
- a CDS encoding FAD:protein FMN transferase — MKSQFIEFGLDLVARTFMYTMPYDGASVGALLEKQASTQLSWLAGAAGFQALFMYLFILSKRAEFTKQQWINFGLFSLPAVTFTLMGTDWFPLQGAREQGWAWLASSALLFMGFRQHLDFKKIPQNLRGAQKASKEIEKHSGLSLSRKAMISSLIALPLLGVNGMTYAAAILVLMCIFRVNARRAWLVSLIISAPVLFMQQLSTSRDFFNYQAPSFVIIILVYLVGTLVAFMGAVWIEKLLLAGRERQLAFAQMVPAMLVLAYTAHFEKRHVFTGMPVMGTEAKLIVWGDEGKASNVRNEMLEIYAKINDSLSLYQEDSEISQINKSAHLEPVKCSDLLWENVILAKTMYDLTEGNFDVTVGPLMRLWGFYSKQGNAPSEEEIDEVLKKTGFDKLVLDPVNKTVFFKVKGMVLDFGGITKGYAVDKVAELLIERGYKRGLVDLGGNIRVLGESPPDRDAYPMGIRDPRNKAAQITRVEMLNNAIATSGNYERYVTYKGVRYPHIINPKTGRPQMGVDSVSVLCPEAVYADALSTALFLGGVPLLDKLDGTFKNISVMMLDFDDQGQLKKSILRGPQFEGNTLSLKGDK; from the coding sequence GTGAAAAGTCAATTTATCGAATTCGGACTCGACCTCGTGGCGCGAACGTTTATGTATACTATGCCATACGATGGAGCTAGTGTAGGTGCCTTATTGGAGAAGCAGGCGAGTACACAATTATCATGGTTGGCTGGAGCGGCAGGCTTCCAAGCCCTTTTTATGTATTTATTCATTTTATCCAAACGTGCAGAGTTTACAAAACAGCAATGGATTAACTTTGGCTTGTTTTCTTTGCCTGCAGTCACATTCACTCTGATGGGAACTGATTGGTTTCCATTGCAAGGTGCACGTGAGCAAGGCTGGGCCTGGTTAGCGAGTTCCGCATTATTGTTTATGGGCTTTCGCCAACACTTAGATTTCAAGAAAATTCCCCAAAATTTGCGGGGTGCGCAAAAAGCCTCCAAAGAAATAGAAAAACACAGTGGTTTAAGTTTGAGCCGAAAAGCGATGATTTCGAGTTTAATTGCCTTGCCACTTTTGGGTGTAAATGGAATGACTTATGCGGCGGCTATTTTAGTTTTAATGTGTATTTTTCGAGTAAATGCTCGACGTGCGTGGTTAGTCTCCTTAATTATTTCAGCTCCAGTGCTCTTCATGCAGCAATTGAGTACGAGTAGAGACTTTTTTAATTATCAGGCACCGAGTTTTGTCATCATCATACTGGTTTACCTTGTGGGGACTTTAGTGGCATTCATGGGCGCAGTCTGGATAGAGAAACTTTTGTTAGCAGGAAGAGAACGTCAATTGGCTTTTGCTCAGATGGTTCCCGCGATGTTAGTGCTGGCTTACACGGCTCATTTTGAGAAAAGGCACGTTTTTACTGGAATGCCGGTGATGGGAACTGAAGCAAAACTCATTGTTTGGGGAGATGAGGGCAAAGCGAGTAATGTACGTAATGAAATGTTAGAGATTTATGCCAAAATCAATGATTCCCTCAGCCTTTATCAAGAAGATAGTGAGATCAGTCAAATTAATAAGAGTGCTCATCTCGAGCCCGTGAAATGTTCTGATCTGCTGTGGGAGAATGTGATCTTAGCAAAGACGATGTACGATTTAACTGAAGGCAACTTTGATGTGACAGTTGGGCCTCTGATGCGCTTATGGGGTTTTTATTCAAAGCAAGGCAATGCTCCGAGTGAAGAAGAAATTGATGAAGTCCTCAAAAAAACTGGCTTTGATAAACTCGTGTTAGATCCTGTGAATAAAACAGTATTTTTCAAAGTGAAAGGCATGGTTTTGGATTTTGGTGGTATTACTAAAGGTTATGCCGTTGATAAAGTTGCGGAGCTCTTAATTGAACGTGGATATAAGCGCGGCTTAGTTGACCTCGGAGGAAATATACGAGTTTTAGGTGAATCACCTCCAGATAGGGATGCTTACCCCATGGGAATACGCGATCCTCGCAATAAAGCAGCGCAGATTACTCGTGTTGAGATGTTGAATAATGCGATTGCCACGAGTGGAAACTACGAACGCTATGTAACTTATAAGGGAGTGCGTTACCCGCATATTATTAATCCTAAAACGGGCCGACCGCAGATGGGAGTGGACTCTGTGAGTGTATTATGTCCCGAAGCAGTCTATGCAGATGCACTTTCTACAGCATTATTTCTTGGTGGCGTGCCATTATTGGATAAGTTAGATGGTACATTTAAAAACATTTCAGTAATGATGTTAGATTTTGATGATCAAGGGCAGCTGAAAAAATCAATTTTACGTGGACCTCAATTTGAGGGAAACACTTTAAGTTTAAAAGGAGATAAATAA
- a CDS encoding M16 family metallopeptidase, producing the protein MRIILLVSIFISFIAGAAEKLPQDKSLQLGELKNGMKYILRSNEKPPGKVSIYLHVGSGSLDEEENQLGLAHFLEHMAFNGSENFAPGELIKYFESIGLTFGMHQNAFTSFDQTTYSLDLPAADESTMDKGLLCMSDFAYRLLLVESEIDRERGVIQEEEVARDSLGYRMLKESLPQILPNSRIAKRLPIGDMEIIKTAPRQRFVDFYKKWYKPDNTTLIIVGNADMKMVEKLVEKHFSGWKGQVEKHAKPEVKAYTEDRIVILTDPELTTSELTLYGIEPEVEVLETEMDYFRSLQDSVISWMMNQRLAKLKQTGEAAFLSASIGRGDLWNAATMSHVGIEAKNDRWEEAVKQVMTELKRLEQHGFDKTELIKAKKAQVSSLDKAIQAYGNLSNGQIIKAINNDVTQGVLSMSPMQEKIFLEKYLDKLNLVQLHQIFDKNHGQGHRLAMVQMPSTVDVPTKEKVRKLLDDLAEIKIEAGEFAAIKDQLLETAPVAKEIIKETVEKDLGISEFHFENGVVCRHRHMPYEKDQVYVELNIAGGVIEEKENQLGLTRMAATVLNQASSSLMSFSDIRDWRIGKKFNLMAKVESTRVHFSLSSTKKDLPYALEMLHMYLTDYKIDDKLFEQAREQALVSFKQLPRNSNAMLSKGLYDSVWSHEKRLDPFFKEDFLNSVQRSVVEAWIQKVLYHNPIEMSIVGDIDLAESKNLIAKFQGSIDKRRELKEISFDIAQPIGDVSVKTAVETKDQKCLILSGWNIVDVNDKDGLALFLAGKIASTRLFKEIREKRNLTYSIFSTYAPSRPLRQSSKFYIYFTAQVDKAEQAATEARAVLTQLRDEGVDPDELDKVRKQIKNILEEELVKPSFWAGKLGSLDIEKDSVTRFKTLQADYAAVTAEQIQALLKRCFIEENSFQVITIPQTEK; encoded by the coding sequence ATGCGTATTATTTTGTTGGTATCAATTTTTATAAGTTTCATCGCCGGGGCAGCCGAAAAACTCCCTCAAGATAAAAGCCTACAATTAGGCGAACTTAAAAATGGCATGAAGTATATTTTGCGGAGTAATGAAAAACCTCCAGGCAAAGTATCGATTTATCTTCACGTTGGGTCGGGTTCTTTGGATGAAGAAGAGAATCAGTTGGGTTTAGCTCACTTTTTAGAACACATGGCTTTTAATGGTTCAGAAAATTTTGCTCCAGGAGAATTGATCAAGTACTTCGAGTCAATTGGTTTAACTTTTGGTATGCATCAAAATGCCTTCACTTCTTTTGATCAAACGACGTATTCTTTGGACCTTCCTGCTGCGGATGAATCAACTATGGATAAAGGCTTGCTCTGTATGTCGGATTTCGCTTATCGACTTTTATTAGTTGAGTCTGAGATCGATCGTGAACGTGGAGTGATTCAAGAAGAAGAGGTAGCACGCGATAGCCTAGGTTATAGAATGTTGAAGGAGTCGTTACCACAAATCCTTCCTAATTCTCGTATAGCTAAGCGTTTACCTATTGGTGATATGGAGATTATCAAAACAGCTCCTCGTCAACGCTTTGTCGATTTTTATAAAAAATGGTATAAGCCAGATAATACCACATTGATCATTGTGGGAAATGCCGACATGAAGATGGTCGAAAAACTCGTTGAAAAACATTTTTCAGGCTGGAAAGGCCAGGTTGAGAAACATGCTAAGCCAGAAGTGAAAGCTTATACCGAAGACCGCATCGTTATCTTAACTGATCCAGAATTGACGACATCTGAATTAACCCTTTATGGAATTGAGCCTGAAGTAGAAGTACTTGAAACGGAAATGGATTATTTCCGTAGTTTACAGGATTCGGTTATTTCATGGATGATGAATCAACGATTAGCCAAACTCAAACAAACAGGTGAAGCTGCCTTTCTTTCTGCGAGCATTGGTCGTGGAGATTTGTGGAATGCGGCGACTATGAGTCACGTTGGTATAGAAGCTAAAAACGATCGCTGGGAAGAAGCCGTGAAACAAGTTATGACGGAGCTCAAACGCTTGGAGCAACATGGCTTTGATAAAACGGAGTTAATTAAAGCTAAAAAAGCTCAGGTATCCTCCCTCGATAAAGCTATTCAGGCTTATGGAAATCTAAGTAATGGTCAAATTATTAAAGCCATTAATAATGATGTGACTCAAGGTGTTTTATCCATGTCTCCCATGCAGGAGAAAATCTTTTTGGAGAAGTATTTGGATAAACTTAACCTAGTGCAATTACATCAGATTTTCGATAAAAATCATGGTCAAGGTCATCGTCTAGCAATGGTGCAGATGCCTAGTACGGTGGATGTACCGACGAAAGAGAAAGTAAGAAAATTACTTGATGATCTAGCTGAGATAAAAATAGAAGCAGGAGAATTTGCTGCGATTAAAGATCAATTACTAGAAACAGCACCCGTAGCCAAAGAAATCATCAAAGAAACGGTAGAAAAAGATTTAGGCATTAGTGAATTTCATTTTGAAAACGGAGTTGTCTGTCGTCACCGTCATATGCCCTACGAAAAGGATCAAGTTTACGTGGAACTGAATATCGCAGGTGGCGTCATAGAAGAAAAAGAAAATCAACTCGGACTTACACGTATGGCTGCTACTGTACTCAATCAAGCAAGTTCTAGTTTAATGAGCTTTAGCGATATTCGAGATTGGCGCATTGGAAAGAAATTTAATTTGATGGCAAAAGTAGAGAGTACTCGAGTACATTTCTCTTTGAGTTCAACTAAGAAAGATCTTCCTTATGCTTTAGAAATGCTGCATATGTATCTCACGGATTATAAGATTGATGATAAGCTTTTTGAGCAAGCTAGAGAGCAAGCATTAGTCTCTTTCAAACAATTACCACGTAATTCGAATGCGATGCTGAGTAAAGGGCTTTATGATAGCGTTTGGAGCCATGAAAAACGTTTGGATCCATTTTTCAAAGAAGACTTCCTAAATTCAGTACAACGCTCTGTTGTGGAAGCTTGGATTCAAAAAGTCCTTTATCATAATCCGATAGAAATGAGTATTGTCGGAGATATAGATTTAGCTGAAAGCAAAAATCTGATAGCCAAGTTTCAAGGATCAATCGATAAACGTCGTGAACTCAAAGAAATATCTTTTGATATAGCTCAGCCGATCGGAGATGTTTCAGTGAAGACTGCTGTAGAAACGAAGGATCAAAAATGTTTGATTTTGAGTGGCTGGAATATAGTTGATGTCAATGATAAAGATGGTTTAGCCCTCTTTCTTGCCGGTAAAATAGCATCGACACGATTATTTAAAGAGATTCGCGAAAAGCGCAATCTAACCTACTCAATTTTCAGTACTTATGCACCTTCACGCCCTTTACGTCAGAGCAGTAAATTTTACATCTACTTCACCGCTCAAGTGGATAAAGCTGAACAAGCAGCAACAGAGGCACGTGCAGTATTGACTCAATTAAGAGATGAGGGCGTTGATCCTGATGAATTGGATAAAGTGCGTAAGCAAATTAAAAATATTCTAGAAGAAGAATTAGTGAAGCCAAGTTTTTGGGCAGGTAAATTGGGATCTTTAGATATTGAAAAAGATAGTGTGACCCGTTTCAAAACCTTGCAAGCAGATTATGCCGCAGTGACTGCCGAGCAGATTCAAGCTTTACTTAAGCGCTGCTTCATAGAAGAAAATTCTTTCCAAGTGATTACCATTCCACAAACTGAAAAATAA
- a CDS encoding type I 3-dehydroquinate dehydratase: MNSFFIVGTISSLDTLHELNKNPQKLKGCDVVELRFDEHMELSEAKDAAKEISQHRPVLITIRTSKEGGTWKLDDAHRFEFFKEFFEIATYADIELKSELFQHQKRSDFPSEMTVIGSFHNYKKCPSEAEMNELIQQGEQWGIDIVKLAVFCNKADDRQSLSNVLEDHPESNLALMGMGPEGLETRFSLPPLGSKFTYGFLDKPAAPGQPSCMALAQKLK, translated from the coding sequence ATGAATTCTTTTTTTATTGTCGGAACAATTTCATCACTTGATACGCTACATGAGCTCAATAAAAATCCTCAAAAATTAAAGGGCTGTGATGTCGTAGAATTGCGCTTTGATGAGCATATGGAATTGAGTGAAGCAAAAGACGCTGCCAAAGAAATCAGCCAACATCGACCCGTATTAATCACCATTCGTACAAGCAAAGAAGGTGGTACATGGAAACTTGATGATGCACATCGCTTTGAATTTTTCAAAGAGTTTTTCGAGATAGCTACTTATGCAGATATTGAGCTAAAAAGTGAATTATTCCAGCATCAAAAACGCAGTGATTTCCCATCAGAAATGACTGTGATTGGCTCTTTCCACAATTATAAAAAATGTCCTAGTGAAGCGGAAATGAATGAGCTCATCCAGCAAGGTGAGCAATGGGGGATTGATATTGTGAAGTTAGCTGTATTCTGCAACAAAGCTGATGATCGTCAATCTTTGAGCAATGTACTCGAGGATCATCCAGAGTCGAACTTAGCACTTATGGGAATGGGGCCAGAAGGGCTTGAAACGCGCTTTAGTTTACCCCCATTAGGATCGAAATTCACCTACGGTTTTTTAGATAAGCCTGCGGCGCCAGGTCAGCCCTCTTGCATGGCCTTGGCTCAAAAACTTAAATAG
- a CDS encoding Bax inhibitor-1 family protein, translating into MRQNVLNRQTLMNEEAKSRFITKTYLNLFGAVMAFMAIESFLLGNAQARDIAIRAMQGSWLLVLGGFMLVSWIATSMARSRSKPVQYAGLFIYSGAYACLFLPLMMYALQVAPGDGLIFKAAMITLSGFIALTGIAFVTRKNFSFLRGFLMWGGVLAMIAIFAGILMGFNLGLWFSVAMVGLSGAGILFTTSNIIHEYNEDDYVGAALELFASLAMMFWYILQIVSSLRD; encoded by the coding sequence ATGAGACAAAATGTACTGAATCGACAAACACTCATGAATGAAGAGGCAAAAAGTCGCTTTATCACAAAGACATATTTAAATTTATTTGGCGCAGTGATGGCATTCATGGCTATTGAGTCATTCTTATTAGGCAACGCACAAGCTCGTGACATTGCGATCCGTGCGATGCAGGGTAGTTGGTTACTAGTTTTGGGCGGTTTCATGCTAGTATCATGGATAGCAACTTCTATGGCTCGTTCGCGTAGCAAGCCAGTGCAGTATGCAGGCCTTTTTATATATTCGGGAGCCTATGCCTGTTTATTTCTGCCTCTTATGATGTACGCCTTACAAGTGGCTCCAGGTGATGGTTTAATTTTCAAAGCGGCAATGATTACCTTATCAGGATTTATAGCCTTGACGGGTATCGCCTTTGTAACCCGTAAAAACTTCTCATTTCTACGTGGCTTCCTGATGTGGGGTGGAGTACTAGCGATGATTGCTATCTTCGCAGGTATTCTGATGGGCTTTAATCTTGGTTTATGGTTCTCTGTAGCAATGGTGGGCTTATCTGGAGCAGGTATTTTATTTACTACGTCGAATATTATTCACGAATATAATGAAGACGATTATGTAGGAGCAGCCTTAGAATTGTTTGCCTCTCTAGCAATGATGTTCTGGTACATTTTACAGATTGTCTCGAGCCTTCGTGATTAA
- a CDS encoding RsmB/NOP family class I SAM-dependent RNA methyltransferase: protein MKDNKTLKTLTFANQLLKNWTQSHNFDLELNRLRRQGENEQELKRASQLCLCVFRKKQTLEKIIAKLSPKRPRGRVMHLLLPSMAAMLYMDKITPQGFADSAVETAKKILSKHEANFLNSFFHKLVDQREEFLRETQTDLNLGTELENHWRKKFKSEQVTDFAEILGLEAELNCRLINYDPPEYLSPVNDLAWDSPFTFYKIHDASKFISQTPQENFYIQDPATSLCISLLNPQKNEIIADLCSAPGGKTLMIAQLLEDTGQVFASDISEKRLEKLRENLAHQKNVTVQCLDARESEWTNKFDAILLDVPCSNTGVLRRKPDARWSFSSKKMNELIKLQNEILVQASKMLKPGGRICYSTCSIEDEENSLQVKQFLDQHPQFELSESKQLYPCAQHDGAFAAVLKLKA, encoded by the coding sequence ATGAAAGACAATAAAACATTAAAAACTCTCACCTTTGCGAATCAACTCCTCAAGAACTGGACGCAAAGCCATAACTTTGATCTCGAACTCAATCGTCTCCGCCGCCAAGGCGAAAACGAACAGGAGCTCAAGCGCGCTAGCCAACTCTGCCTCTGTGTTTTTCGCAAAAAGCAGACCCTCGAGAAGATCATTGCAAAATTGAGTCCCAAACGACCACGAGGTCGCGTCATGCACTTACTGCTCCCCTCTATGGCCGCCATGCTCTACATGGATAAAATTACGCCTCAGGGTTTTGCGGATTCCGCAGTTGAAACCGCAAAAAAAATCCTCTCCAAACACGAGGCCAATTTCCTCAACTCATTTTTTCATAAGCTTGTGGATCAACGAGAAGAATTTTTGCGCGAAACGCAAACAGATTTAAATCTCGGCACCGAACTAGAAAATCATTGGAGAAAAAAGTTTAAGTCCGAACAAGTGACTGACTTCGCCGAAATTTTAGGACTCGAAGCCGAACTTAATTGTCGACTCATTAATTATGATCCTCCTGAATACCTGAGTCCTGTAAATGATTTAGCTTGGGATAGCCCCTTCACTTTCTACAAGATCCACGATGCCTCAAAATTCATTTCTCAGACGCCACAAGAGAACTTCTATATCCAGGATCCCGCTACCAGCCTCTGTATTTCTTTGCTTAACCCTCAAAAAAATGAAATTATTGCGGATTTATGCTCGGCACCTGGCGGAAAAACTCTGATGATTGCACAATTACTAGAGGATACAGGTCAAGTTTTTGCCTCAGATATCTCTGAAAAACGTCTAGAGAAACTACGTGAAAATTTAGCTCATCAAAAGAATGTCACGGTGCAATGCCTCGATGCGCGTGAAAGTGAGTGGACCAATAAGTTTGATGCCATATTACTCGATGTCCCCTGTTCCAATACGGGTGTTTTACGTAGGAAGCCTGATGCACGTTGGTCTTTCTCAAGTAAAAAAATGAACGAGCTTATCAAGCTACAAAATGAGATTCTTGTTCAAGCAAGTAAAATGCTCAAGCCTGGAGGACGCATTTGTTATTCCACCTGCTCAATCGAAGATGAGGAAAACTCACTGCAAGTGAAACAATTCCTCGATCAACACCCTCAATTTGAGCTCAGTGAATCAAAGCAACTCTATCCCTGCGCACAGCACGACGGCGCTTTCGCCGCAGTTTTAAAACTCAAAGCTTAA